A section of the Festucalex cinctus isolate MCC-2025b chromosome 7, RoL_Fcin_1.0, whole genome shotgun sequence genome encodes:
- the gpd1l gene encoding glycerol-3-phosphate dehydrogenase 1-like protein isoform X2, with translation MASPLKVCIVGSGNWGSAIARIIGNNARSLQHFATTVKMWVFEENINGRKLTDIINTEHENVKYLPGYKLPDNVVAVPQLRDAAEGADLLVFVVPHQFIRKLCDELVGCVPTKARGITLIKGIDEGPEGLKLISDIIREKMGIDVSVLMGANIANEVAAEKFCETTIGSKILENGLLFKELLQTPNFRITVVDDADTVELCGALKNIVAVGAGFCDGLRCGDNTKAAVIRLGLMEMIAFAKLFSKDDTVSTATFLESCGVADLITTCYGGRNRRVAEAFATTGKTIEELEKEMLNGQKLQGPATSAEVYHILKQKGLVDKFPLFSAVYHICFKGKPVQEMISCLQSHPEHM, from the exons ATGGCGTCTCCGCTCAAAGTTTGCATAGTCGGATCCGGAAATTG GGGCTCAGCCATTGCTAGGATCATTGGAAATAATGCCAGGTCATTGCAGCATTTTGCGACCACAGTGAAGATGTGGGTctttgaagaaaatattaatggtCGAAAGCTCACGGACATTATCAACACCGAGCATGAGAATGTTAAGTACCTGCCTGGTTACAAACTGCCTGATAATGTG GTGGCTGTTCCTCAACTCCGTGATGCTGCGGAGGGAGCAGACCTTCTGGTGTTTGTGGTGCCCCACCAGTTCATCAGGAAACTGTGTGATGAGTTGGTGGGCTGTGTTCCGACCAAAGCTCGGGGAATCACACTAATTAAG GGGATCGATGAAGGCCCTGAGGGCCTCAAGCTGATCTCTGACATCATCAGAGAGAAGATGGGCATTGATGTCAGTGTCCTCATGGGTGCAAACATCGCCAATGAGGTGGCAGCTGAGAAGTTCTGCGAAACCACCATTG GCAGTAAAATTCTGGAGAACGGCCTACTGTTCAAAGAGCTCCTGCAGACTCCCAACTTCCGGATAACAGTGGTAGATGATGCAGATACTGTCGAGTTGTGCGGCGCTTTGAAG AACATCGTGGCAGTGGGCGCAGGCTTCTGCGACGGGCTACGTTGCGGCGACAACACCAAGGCGGCCGTGATTCGTCTGGGCCTGATGGAAATGATAGCTTTCGCCAAACTCTTCTCCAAGGATGACACCGTTTCCACGGCGACCTTCCTGGAGAGCTGCGGTGTAGCCGACCTTATCACCACCTGCTACGGCGGCCGAAATCGACGGGTGGCGGAGGCCTTTGCCACGACGGGGAAG ACTATTGAGGAACTGGAGAAGGAGATGCTGAATGGTCAGAAGCTCCAAGGTCCTGCTACCTCAGCTGAGGTTTACCACATACTCAAGCAGAAGGGCCTGGTGGACAA GTTTCCTCTTTTCTCGGCGGTCTATCACATTTGTTTTAAGGGGAAACCAGTCCAGGAGATGATCTCGTGTCTGCAAAGCCACCCCGAGCACATGTGA
- the gpd1l gene encoding glycerol-3-phosphate dehydrogenase 1-like protein isoform X3 has protein sequence MWVFEENINGRKLTDIINTEHENVKYLPGYKLPDNVVAVPQLRDAAEGADLLVFVVPHQFIRKLCDELVGCVPTKARGITLIKGIDEGPEGLKLISDIIREKMGIDVSVLMGANIANEVAAEKFCETTIGSKILENGLLFKELLQTPNFRITVVDDADTVELCGALKNIVAVGAGFCDGLRCGDNTKAAVIRLGLMEMIAFAKLFSKDDTVSTATFLESCGVADLITTCYGGRNRRVAEAFATTGKTIEELEKEMLNGQKLQGPATSAEVYHILKQKGLVDKFPLFSAVYHICFKGKPVQEMISCLQSHPEHM, from the exons ATGTGGGTctttgaagaaaatattaatggtCGAAAGCTCACGGACATTATCAACACCGAGCATGAGAATGTTAAGTACCTGCCTGGTTACAAACTGCCTGATAATGTG GTGGCTGTTCCTCAACTCCGTGATGCTGCGGAGGGAGCAGACCTTCTGGTGTTTGTGGTGCCCCACCAGTTCATCAGGAAACTGTGTGATGAGTTGGTGGGCTGTGTTCCGACCAAAGCTCGGGGAATCACACTAATTAAG GGGATCGATGAAGGCCCTGAGGGCCTCAAGCTGATCTCTGACATCATCAGAGAGAAGATGGGCATTGATGTCAGTGTCCTCATGGGTGCAAACATCGCCAATGAGGTGGCAGCTGAGAAGTTCTGCGAAACCACCATTG GCAGTAAAATTCTGGAGAACGGCCTACTGTTCAAAGAGCTCCTGCAGACTCCCAACTTCCGGATAACAGTGGTAGATGATGCAGATACTGTCGAGTTGTGCGGCGCTTTGAAG AACATCGTGGCAGTGGGCGCAGGCTTCTGCGACGGGCTACGTTGCGGCGACAACACCAAGGCGGCCGTGATTCGTCTGGGCCTGATGGAAATGATAGCTTTCGCCAAACTCTTCTCCAAGGATGACACCGTTTCCACGGCGACCTTCCTGGAGAGCTGCGGTGTAGCCGACCTTATCACCACCTGCTACGGCGGCCGAAATCGACGGGTGGCGGAGGCCTTTGCCACGACGGGGAAG ACTATTGAGGAACTGGAGAAGGAGATGCTGAATGGTCAGAAGCTCCAAGGTCCTGCTACCTCAGCTGAGGTTTACCACATACTCAAGCAGAAGGGCCTGGTGGACAA GTTTCCTCTTTTCTCGGCGGTCTATCACATTTGTTTTAAGGGGAAACCAGTCCAGGAGATGATCTCGTGTCTGCAAAGCCACCCCGAGCACATGTGA
- the gpd1l gene encoding glycerol-3-phosphate dehydrogenase 1-like protein isoform X1 has product MNYSSQHYGIAGWIFTWGSAIARIIGNNARSLQHFATTVKMWVFEENINGRKLTDIINTEHENVKYLPGYKLPDNVVAVPQLRDAAEGADLLVFVVPHQFIRKLCDELVGCVPTKARGITLIKGIDEGPEGLKLISDIIREKMGIDVSVLMGANIANEVAAEKFCETTIGSKILENGLLFKELLQTPNFRITVVDDADTVELCGALKNIVAVGAGFCDGLRCGDNTKAAVIRLGLMEMIAFAKLFSKDDTVSTATFLESCGVADLITTCYGGRNRRVAEAFATTGKTIEELEKEMLNGQKLQGPATSAEVYHILKQKGLVDKFPLFSAVYHICFKGKPVQEMISCLQSHPEHM; this is encoded by the exons ATGAATTATTCATCACAACATTACGGCATCGCAGGCTGGATTTTTACTTG GGGCTCAGCCATTGCTAGGATCATTGGAAATAATGCCAGGTCATTGCAGCATTTTGCGACCACAGTGAAGATGTGGGTctttgaagaaaatattaatggtCGAAAGCTCACGGACATTATCAACACCGAGCATGAGAATGTTAAGTACCTGCCTGGTTACAAACTGCCTGATAATGTG GTGGCTGTTCCTCAACTCCGTGATGCTGCGGAGGGAGCAGACCTTCTGGTGTTTGTGGTGCCCCACCAGTTCATCAGGAAACTGTGTGATGAGTTGGTGGGCTGTGTTCCGACCAAAGCTCGGGGAATCACACTAATTAAG GGGATCGATGAAGGCCCTGAGGGCCTCAAGCTGATCTCTGACATCATCAGAGAGAAGATGGGCATTGATGTCAGTGTCCTCATGGGTGCAAACATCGCCAATGAGGTGGCAGCTGAGAAGTTCTGCGAAACCACCATTG GCAGTAAAATTCTGGAGAACGGCCTACTGTTCAAAGAGCTCCTGCAGACTCCCAACTTCCGGATAACAGTGGTAGATGATGCAGATACTGTCGAGTTGTGCGGCGCTTTGAAG AACATCGTGGCAGTGGGCGCAGGCTTCTGCGACGGGCTACGTTGCGGCGACAACACCAAGGCGGCCGTGATTCGTCTGGGCCTGATGGAAATGATAGCTTTCGCCAAACTCTTCTCCAAGGATGACACCGTTTCCACGGCGACCTTCCTGGAGAGCTGCGGTGTAGCCGACCTTATCACCACCTGCTACGGCGGCCGAAATCGACGGGTGGCGGAGGCCTTTGCCACGACGGGGAAG ACTATTGAGGAACTGGAGAAGGAGATGCTGAATGGTCAGAAGCTCCAAGGTCCTGCTACCTCAGCTGAGGTTTACCACATACTCAAGCAGAAGGGCCTGGTGGACAA GTTTCCTCTTTTCTCGGCGGTCTATCACATTTGTTTTAAGGGGAAACCAGTCCAGGAGATGATCTCGTGTCTGCAAAGCCACCCCGAGCACATGTGA